A single genomic interval of halophilic archaeon DL31 harbors:
- a CDS encoding Succinylglutamate desuccinylase/aspartoacylase (PFAM: Succinylglutamate desuccinylase/aspartoacylase~KEGG: hbo:Hbor_09240 deacylase) has protein sequence MELGTASAAPGELARGSFDVTALPTGTLEQLPVIIANGEEDGPTLWITGGVHGDEVTGVAVAQDTMRESLPQEISGAVVCVPVVNPAGLRRNARRSYYGDDDPNRKFPDPESDSSRPPEVQERIDERLYDAIVDSADALVDCHTAGVNSVPFVIRDRVLYGERRTEEEAAALAAELESLVEACGLPLLTEYPAEEYVDQGLQRSTAGAVCNAAGIPAFTTELGGHSVVTDDIRAAGVAGNYGVMDELGMLEEWPEDVDDPGTFEAPVEFPTRRFNGPRTETAGLVRHRVEAGDVVEEGEVVADIVTANGEHLDTIAAEDDGYVIGRNEGLAVYEGDSVLRMAVRDDGNLVALRNPDE, from the coding sequence ATGGAACTCGGCACCGCCAGCGCCGCCCCCGGTGAACTGGCTCGCGGCTCCTTCGACGTCACTGCTCTCCCGACAGGCACGCTGGAACAGCTCCCGGTCATCATCGCCAACGGCGAGGAAGATGGCCCAACACTCTGGATTACCGGTGGGGTCCACGGCGACGAGGTGACTGGCGTCGCCGTCGCACAGGACACAATGCGCGAGTCGCTTCCCCAGGAGATTTCGGGCGCTGTGGTCTGCGTCCCGGTCGTCAACCCAGCTGGCCTGCGGCGCAACGCCCGCCGGTCCTACTACGGCGACGACGATCCGAACCGGAAGTTCCCGGATCCCGAGAGCGACTCCTCTCGGCCGCCGGAGGTGCAGGAGCGAATTGACGAACGGCTCTACGACGCCATCGTTGACTCCGCCGACGCGCTGGTCGACTGCCACACTGCGGGTGTGAACTCCGTCCCCTTCGTCATTCGCGACCGGGTGCTCTACGGCGAGCGCCGGACTGAGGAGGAGGCTGCGGCACTCGCGGCGGAACTCGAGTCGCTGGTCGAAGCCTGCGGCCTGCCGCTGCTGACAGAGTATCCAGCCGAGGAGTACGTCGACCAGGGGCTCCAGCGCTCGACGGCTGGCGCGGTCTGTAACGCGGCCGGGATTCCGGCGTTCACGACGGAACTGGGCGGCCACAGCGTTGTCACGGACGATATCCGGGCTGCGGGGGTCGCCGGCAACTACGGCGTGATGGACGAACTGGGGATGCTCGAGGAGTGGCCCGAGGATGTCGATGATCCTGGCACGTTCGAGGCGCCGGTCGAGTTCCCGACGCGGCGCTTCAACGGCCCGCGAACCGAGACGGCTGGGCTGGTCCGCCACCGCGTCGAGGCTGGCGACGTTGTCGAGGAGGGCGAGGTGGTTGCGGACATCGTCACCGCGAACGGCGAGCACCTGGATACGATCGCCGCCGAAGACGACGGCTACGTTATCGGGCGCAACGAAGGGCTGGCGGTGTACGAGGGCGACTCGGTGCTCCGGATGGCGGTCCGGGACGACGGCAACCTGGTGGCGCTGCGGAACCCCGACGAGTAG
- a CDS encoding tRNA pseudouridine synthase B (TIGRFAM: Pseudouridine synthase, putative~HAMAP: tRNA pseudouridine synthase B~KEGG: hbo:Hbor_09230 tRNA pseudouridine synthase B~PFAM: Pseudouridine synthase II, TruB, N-terminal; DKCLD; Pseudouridine synthase/archaeosine transglycosylase), with product MTGESPLRAPPGERSVEDLLRFGVVNLDKPAGPSAHQVAAWVRDLANLERAAHAGTLDPKVTGCLPSLLGDATRLAPVFLEGAKEYIAVLELHGLPPTDVEATIAEFETDLYQKPPRKSAVTRRLRSREIYDLEVLELEERQALLHIRCESGTYIRKLCHDLGMALGTGGHMGALRRVATDPFDDTDLVTLQDLADGLAWAREDGYEEYLREIVSPAERSMDHLPAITIARNAAEQVAQGAPVYAPGVVETDDAAAALSPGADDLLACYTPDGSAVCLGELVGDPDADEGAVVSLKRVLV from the coding sequence GTGACGGGTGAGTCGCCGCTCCGTGCGCCGCCGGGCGAGCGCTCCGTCGAGGACCTCCTCCGCTTCGGCGTCGTCAATCTCGACAAGCCGGCCGGCCCCTCCGCCCACCAGGTCGCTGCGTGGGTCCGGGACCTCGCGAATCTCGAGCGCGCTGCCCACGCGGGCACGCTTGACCCGAAGGTAACGGGCTGTCTGCCGTCGCTGCTCGGCGACGCCACCCGACTGGCGCCCGTCTTTCTTGAAGGCGCCAAGGAGTACATCGCTGTGCTTGAACTCCACGGCCTCCCGCCGACGGATGTGGAAGCCACAATCGCGGAGTTCGAGACGGATCTCTACCAGAAACCACCCCGGAAGAGCGCCGTCACCCGCCGCCTGCGCTCTCGGGAGATCTACGACTTGGAGGTGCTGGAACTTGAAGAGCGCCAAGCGCTCCTGCACATTCGGTGTGAGAGCGGGACCTACATCCGGAAACTCTGTCACGACCTGGGGATGGCGCTGGGCACGGGGGGTCACATGGGTGCGCTGCGCCGGGTCGCGACGGATCCGTTCGATGACACCGACCTGGTCACGCTGCAAGACCTCGCTGACGGTCTCGCGTGGGCACGCGAAGACGGGTATGAGGAGTACCTCCGGGAGATCGTTTCGCCGGCTGAGCGCTCGATGGACCACCTTCCGGCGATCACCATCGCCCGGAACGCTGCCGAACAGGTGGCCCAGGGGGCACCCGTCTACGCGCCAGGCGTCGTGGAGACGGACGACGCGGCCGCGGCTCTCTCACCCGGTGCCGACGACTTGCTGGCCTGCTACACGCCCGACGGGAGTGCGGTCTGTCTCGGGGAGCTGGTCGGTGACCCCGACGCCGACGAGGGGGCGGTCGTGAGTCTGAAGCGGGTGTTAGTGTAG
- a CDS encoding Cytidylate kinase (TIGRFAM: Cytidylate kinase, putative~HAMAP: Cytidylate kinase~KEGG: hvo:HVO_2494 cytidylate kinase~PFAM: Adenylate kinase): MLLTVSGPPGSGKSTNAELLAERFDLEHISGGDIFRELADERGYTPVEFNELAEEEAQIDKDLDRRLRNVAATQDDVLLESRLAGWLAAEHADLRFWLDAPLDVRAERIADREDKTVEEARAVTERREQSEAKRYLELYDIDIEDLGIYDVVINTSRWGEMVVPDLLAEAVEQYDETADEGKYPVERVRYDLP; the protein is encoded by the coding sequence ATGTTACTCACCGTCTCCGGCCCGCCGGGCAGCGGGAAGAGCACCAACGCCGAGCTGCTCGCGGAGCGATTCGATCTCGAACACATCAGCGGCGGCGACATCTTTCGCGAACTTGCCGACGAGCGAGGCTACACCCCCGTGGAGTTCAACGAACTCGCCGAGGAGGAAGCACAGATCGACAAGGACCTCGACCGCCGACTGCGAAACGTCGCCGCCACGCAGGACGACGTGTTGCTCGAATCCCGGCTGGCTGGCTGGCTGGCTGCCGAACACGCCGACCTGCGGTTCTGGCTCGACGCCCCACTCGACGTTCGCGCCGAGCGCATCGCCGACCGAGAGGACAAAACGGTCGAAGAGGCCCGCGCCGTCACCGAGCGCCGCGAGCAGAGCGAGGCCAAGCGCTATCTGGAGCTCTACGATATCGATATCGAGGACCTCGGCATCTACGACGTGGTGATCAACACCTCGCGCTGGGGCGAGATGGTCGTTCCCGACCTGCTCGCCGAGGCCGTCGAGCAGTACGACGAGACCGCAGACGAAGGCAAATACCCCGTCGAGCGCGTCCGGTACGATCTACCGTGA
- a CDS encoding Methyltransferase type 11 (PFAM: Methyltransferase type 11~KEGG: hut:Huta_1336 methyltransferase type 11), giving the protein MAVPDTVTRTLADRDVAGKTCLEAGAGIGNMTAGLLAAGAEHVYAVTKDRRHAANVRERIAKETGEQDRVTLLEADLHQIPLPDDSVGVVTAHALFNVLPNAAAAPIAREVSRVAAPGATLVVKYLGGKWFETRSVSSSRKTKSSVRPRGFTVLSVPSRNGRMDAGEFNSPRPPREGLAGINTRTHRCVREGWGLHCPRQCPSHHVNDVDFERHRISISCLSQRWIKVFNPSLGCSDCPLLYESRLVKDSCWLHPRGQVVRDASRLVITEIENFRTTPRHSPCSSVDDYEPIPGDAPVRQLFAVENAAAELANGRPALVFHPAEGLWRLFAGHGWQIERETTILQPVPWTKGHLTAHVAEVRGYANSLPDPLGNPLVTEAERIAADTGDAEVGRIYSVAMGLPE; this is encoded by the coding sequence ATGGCCGTTCCCGACACCGTCACCCGCACGCTCGCGGACCGCGACGTGGCCGGCAAGACCTGTCTCGAAGCCGGTGCCGGCATCGGGAACATGACTGCTGGCCTGCTGGCGGCCGGCGCTGAGCACGTCTACGCCGTTACGAAGGACCGCCGCCACGCCGCCAACGTGCGCGAGCGAATCGCCAAGGAAACTGGCGAACAGGACCGCGTCACGCTGCTTGAGGCCGATTTACACCAGATTCCGTTGCCGGACGACTCGGTGGGGGTCGTCACCGCCCACGCACTGTTCAACGTCCTCCCCAACGCTGCCGCCGCACCAATCGCTCGTGAGGTAAGCCGGGTGGCAGCCCCAGGCGCGACGCTGGTGGTGAAGTACCTCGGGGGCAAGTGGTTCGAGACGCGAAGCGTCTCGTCATCACGGAAGACGAAGTCTTCCGTACGACCCCGAGGCTTCACCGTCTTGTCCGTGCCGTCCAGAAACGGACGGATGGACGCAGGCGAATTTAATTCCCCCCGACCTCCCCGTGAAGGGTTGGCTGGAATTAACACCCGAACACACCGTTGTGTCCGTGAGGGTTGGGGCCTCCACTGCCCCCGACAGTGCCCGTCGCACCACGTCAATGACGTGGATTTTGAGAGGCACCGCATTTCCATATCGTGTCTCAGTCAGCGTTGGATTAAGGTCTTTAATCCGTCTTTGGGGTGTTCTGACTGTCCCCTACTGTATGAATCGCGGTTAGTTAAAGATTCGTGTTGGCTTCACCCTCGGGGTCAAGTGGTTCGAGACGCTTCGCGTCTCGTCATCACGGAAATCGAAAATTTCCGTACGACCCCGAGGCACTCGCCTTGCTCATCTGTAGACGACTACGAACCGATTCCTGGCGACGCCCCCGTTCGACAGCTGTTCGCTGTCGAGAACGCCGCCGCCGAACTCGCAAACGGCCGGCCTGCGCTGGTGTTCCACCCTGCTGAGGGACTCTGGCGGCTCTTCGCGGGCCACGGATGGCAGATTGAGCGCGAAACGACCATCCTCCAGCCGGTTCCGTGGACGAAAGGCCACCTCACCGCCCACGTTGCGGAGGTCCGGGGCTACGCGAACTCGCTGCCCGACCCCCTCGGCAACCCACTGGTGACTGAGGCCGAGCGCATCGCAGCCGACACGGGCGATGCCGAGGTGGGCCGGATATACAGCGTCGCGATGGGGCTCCCCGAGTAG
- a CDS encoding molybdenum cofactor synthesis domain protein (KEGG: hla:Hlac_2122 molybdenum cofactor synthesis domain protein~TIGRFAM: Molybdenum cofactor synthesis~PFAM: MoeA, N-terminal region, domain I/II; Molybdopterin binding; MoeA, C-terminal, domain IV), which yields MSHDRKQSGFKQRTRVEDALAALRDIVDPHGRVEDVPIAAADERTLAAPLTAPASVPSAPEAAMDGFAVRASDTFGSSGRSPAVLRAVDAEPTKGHVGPEEAIRVHTGSALPEGATAVVMVEETETVGDEVEIFDAVAEGENVAAAGEDVEEGQHLYNAGTVLRPSDLGLLKSVGFTELPVFEKPDVTVIPTGEELVQADPGPGETIETNGLTTARFVERWGGTADEHDVVDDNREDLAAAIRSGLDSDFVVTTGGSSVGQRDLLPEVLAEMGEVHVHGVALKPGHPFGFAVVEETPVLMLPGYPVATIINAVQFLRPAVKQAMDTPVPPHPTTPARLRRKIVSEPGVRTFARVRLEEEDGEHVATPTRVSGSGVLSSVALADGWVVVDEAAEGLDAGERVAVQNWEASQ from the coding sequence ATGAGTCACGACCGGAAGCAGTCCGGCTTCAAGCAACGAACCCGCGTCGAGGACGCTCTCGCGGCGCTCCGGGATATCGTCGACCCCCACGGCCGGGTCGAGGACGTCCCAATCGCTGCCGCGGACGAACGGACGCTGGCGGCACCGCTCACCGCACCCGCCTCCGTCCCATCGGCCCCCGAAGCCGCCATGGACGGGTTCGCCGTCCGCGCGAGCGACACTTTCGGCTCCTCGGGTCGCTCCCCAGCCGTACTGCGAGCCGTCGACGCCGAACCCACGAAGGGTCACGTCGGCCCGGAAGAAGCCATCCGGGTCCACACCGGCAGCGCGCTCCCGGAGGGGGCGACGGCCGTGGTGATGGTCGAGGAAACCGAAACTGTCGGTGACGAAGTCGAGATATTCGACGCCGTCGCCGAGGGCGAGAATGTCGCAGCCGCGGGCGAAGACGTTGAGGAAGGGCAACACCTCTACAACGCTGGAACCGTCCTGCGGCCCTCCGATCTTGGCTTACTGAAGTCGGTCGGCTTCACCGAACTCCCCGTCTTCGAGAAGCCCGACGTGACCGTCATCCCGACCGGCGAGGAACTAGTGCAAGCGGACCCGGGCCCCGGTGAGACCATCGAGACGAACGGGCTGACCACGGCGCGGTTCGTGGAGCGCTGGGGCGGCACGGCTGACGAGCACGACGTCGTCGACGATAATCGCGAGGACCTGGCAGCCGCCATCCGCTCGGGCCTTGACAGCGACTTCGTGGTTACCACGGGTGGCTCCTCGGTGGGCCAGCGCGACCTGCTTCCGGAAGTACTCGCGGAGATGGGCGAGGTCCACGTCCACGGCGTCGCGCTCAAACCGGGCCACCCGTTCGGCTTCGCCGTCGTCGAGGAGACACCGGTGCTGATGCTGCCGGGCTACCCCGTCGCGACCATCATCAACGCCGTGCAGTTCCTCCGACCCGCGGTCAAGCAGGCGATGGACACGCCGGTGCCACCACACCCGACGACGCCGGCGCGGCTGCGTCGGAAAATCGTCAGCGAACCGGGCGTCCGGACGTTCGCCCGCGTCCGCCTCGAGGAGGAAGACGGCGAGCACGTCGCCACGCCCACCCGCGTTTCGGGGTCGGGCGTGCTCTCGAGTGTTGCGCTCGCTGACGGCTGGGTCGTCGTCGACGAAGCAGCCGAGGGACTCGACGCGGGTGAACGAGTCGCCGTCCAGAACTGGGAGGCGAGTCAATGA
- a CDS encoding molybdenum cofactor synthesis domain protein (KEGG: hbo:Hbor_07200 molybdopterin molybdochelatase~TIGRFAM: Molybdenum cofactor synthesis~PFAM: MoeA, N-terminal region, domain I/II; Molybdopterin binding; MoeA, C-terminal, domain IV), whose amino-acid sequence MSDRKQFRDLATPAEAHEAIASLNLDPEPETVPLAEARGRILAERVDAELDVPGFDRASMDGYAVRAADTFGADEANPATLTDVGTVHAGSEPDVFVDDGECAEISTGAVLPDGADAVVMIEKTDEVADSDAVEIRTSLAPGDHVMPAGADIAAGQRALGPGTELTPREIGLLSALGKDELRVRGKPTVGIVSTGDELVRPGEELNSDAGQIYDVNSYTIAAGVEEAGGVAKLYPHAGDSMAAMEETLTTAADECDLVLSSGSTSASAVDVVYKVIEERGELLLHGVSVKPGKPMLIGRLEESAYVGLPGYPVSALTIFRTFVAPAIRGAAGVPEPRTATVEGTLAQEERYSEGRTRMMPVGLVEDESGETLVYPVDKGSGATTSLVEADGVVEVDADTEYLAAGESVTVTLFSPSVRTPALLALGEEDPAFARLLDRLRSSRFLPVGSREGLRRLRDGLPDVAVVAGPTRREVDSVELGSWEREWGLLVPEGNPDAIDGFGDLVDADLRLVNMDSQTGLRASVDAELDRLAAARDVDAREFQGRIDGYEFTLKAHESPARRVLSGKADAGVGLRATAERLGLTFVPVGTQTVRVRANPNRVEKAGVADLKAVLTAIEDVLTVLPGYSA is encoded by the coding sequence ATGAGCGACCGCAAGCAGTTCCGCGACCTCGCGACACCCGCCGAAGCCCACGAAGCCATCGCATCGCTGAACCTCGACCCCGAACCCGAAACCGTCCCGCTGGCCGAGGCGCGCGGCCGAATCCTCGCCGAGCGCGTCGACGCCGAACTCGACGTGCCGGGGTTCGACCGGGCCTCGATGGACGGCTACGCGGTTCGCGCCGCAGACACCTTCGGCGCTGACGAGGCCAACCCCGCGACGCTGACTGACGTCGGGACGGTCCACGCCGGCTCTGAACCGGACGTGTTCGTCGACGACGGCGAGTGTGCCGAAATCTCGACGGGTGCGGTGCTGCCCGACGGTGCCGACGCGGTGGTGATGATCGAGAAAACCGACGAGGTCGCCGACAGCGACGCAGTCGAAATTCGCACCTCGCTCGCGCCGGGCGACCACGTGATGCCCGCTGGCGCCGACATCGCCGCGGGCCAGCGCGCGCTCGGCCCCGGCACGGAGCTCACACCACGGGAAATCGGCCTGCTCTCCGCACTCGGGAAGGACGAACTCCGCGTCCGCGGGAAGCCCACCGTGGGCATCGTCTCGACGGGCGACGAACTGGTTCGGCCCGGCGAGGAACTCAACAGCGACGCCGGCCAAATCTACGACGTCAACAGCTACACCATCGCCGCCGGCGTTGAGGAGGCGGGCGGGGTGGCGAAGCTCTACCCCCACGCCGGCGACAGCATGGCGGCGATGGAGGAGACGCTCACAACCGCTGCCGACGAGTGTGACCTCGTGCTCTCCTCGGGGTCCACCTCCGCCTCTGCGGTGGACGTGGTCTACAAGGTCATCGAGGAGCGCGGCGAACTCCTGCTCCACGGCGTCTCAGTCAAGCCGGGGAAACCGATGCTCATCGGGCGGCTCGAGGAGAGCGCCTACGTTGGCCTGCCGGGCTACCCCGTCTCGGCACTCACCATCTTCCGGACGTTCGTCGCCCCAGCAATCCGCGGTGCTGCGGGCGTCCCCGAACCCCGAACAGCCACCGTCGAGGGAACGCTCGCCCAGGAGGAACGCTACAGCGAAGGCCGGACCCGGATGATGCCGGTCGGCCTCGTAGAAGACGAGTCGGGCGAGACGCTGGTCTACCCCGTCGACAAGGGCTCGGGAGCAACGACGAGCCTCGTCGAGGCCGACGGCGTGGTCGAAGTCGACGCCGACACGGAGTATCTCGCTGCAGGCGAGTCCGTCACCGTGACGCTGTTCTCCCCGAGCGTTCGCACGCCCGCACTCCTCGCGTTGGGTGAGGAAGACCCCGCGTTCGCTCGGCTTCTGGACCGCCTGCGCTCGAGTCGCTTCCTCCCCGTCGGGTCACGTGAGGGGCTGCGCCGTCTCCGCGACGGCCTGCCGGACGTGGCTGTCGTCGCCGGACCCACTCGACGAGAGGTGGACTCGGTGGAACTGGGCTCCTGGGAGCGCGAGTGGGGGCTGCTCGTCCCCGAGGGCAACCCCGACGCTATCGACGGGTTCGGAGACCTGGTCGACGCGGACCTACGGCTGGTGAACATGGACAGCCAGACCGGCCTCCGGGCGAGTGTCGACGCCGAACTCGACCGACTGGCGGCCGCTCGCGACGTCGACGCCCGGGAATTCCAAGGGAGAATTGACGGCTACGAGTTCACGTTGAAAGCCCACGAGAGCCCTGCTCGGCGGGTTCTCTCCGGCAAGGCGGATGCGGGCGTCGGCCTGCGCGCGACGGCCGAGCGCCTCGGCCTCACATTCGTTCCTGTCGGCACGCAGACGGTCCGGGTTCGGGCAAACCCCAACCGAGTAGAGAAGGCGGGCGTTGCGGATTTGAAAGCAGTGCTCACGGCCATCGAGGACGTGCTCACGGTGCTCCCTGGCTACTCCGCCTGA
- a CDS encoding lipolytic protein G-D-S-L family (PFAM: Lipase, GDSL~KEGG: xca:xccb100_0832 lipolytic enzyme), whose product MNRSSRRRALRLGGGSIVAATFGLLAGCSAPTDGSTATPEGERILALGDSYTIGTSVAPEERWVTKLAEKRRGAGYTVADPTIVAENGWTTTDLHEGIDDANLTDQYDLVTLLIGANNCFQEERPGVFRPKFAAMLERALGFAAGPESLLVISVPNYTLTPVGQQNQPQEHATRLNAYNSIIRDEASAAGTRYVDVVPPSENVTANPDLIAEDDLHPSGVQYDLWLERISPEAMAALER is encoded by the coding sequence ATGAACCGCTCCTCGCGCCGCCGCGCGCTCCGTCTCGGCGGGGGCAGCATCGTCGCTGCCACGTTCGGTCTGCTCGCGGGCTGCTCGGCGCCGACTGACGGCAGTACCGCTACCCCTGAGGGCGAACGGATTCTCGCACTCGGCGACTCCTACACCATCGGCACCAGCGTCGCGCCCGAGGAGCGCTGGGTGACGAAGCTGGCCGAGAAGCGTCGTGGGGCGGGGTACACGGTCGCCGATCCAACCATCGTCGCGGAGAACGGCTGGACGACTACGGACCTGCACGAGGGGATAGACGACGCGAACCTCACCGACCAGTACGATCTCGTCACCCTGCTCATCGGCGCCAACAACTGCTTCCAGGAAGAGCGGCCAGGGGTGTTCCGACCGAAGTTCGCCGCCATGCTGGAGCGGGCGCTCGGCTTTGCGGCCGGCCCCGAGAGCCTCCTCGTCATCTCCGTGCCGAACTACACGCTCACCCCAGTCGGACAGCAGAATCAGCCACAGGAGCACGCGACGCGCCTGAACGCCTACAACAGCATCATCAGGGACGAAGCGTCGGCCGCCGGGACACGCTACGTGGACGTGGTGCCGCCATCCGAGAACGTGACTGCGAACCCCGACCTGATTGCGGAGGATGACCTGCACCCGTCCGGTGTGCAGTACGACCTATGGCTGGAGCGCATTTCTCCCGAAGCCATGGCGGCGCTGGAGCGCTAG
- a CDS encoding Haloacid dehalogenase domain protein hydrolase (PFAM: Haloacid dehalogenase-like hydrolase~KEGG: hbo:Hbor_07220 phosphatase), whose translation MSEYDFWLLDLDGTIVDVEPRYRREAFAAVGDRLGREFSDAAVERLWHGLGGPRSDELSTMGIDPARFWPALHEVEDPQARAEATYIHDDAAALLDALEGEVPVGVVTHCAPFLANEVVDQLDLRSRFDAFVCCSDDLGWKPDPAPVAHTMNELGVDTSQAGVLAGDGSSDVGAAWNAGLDAIHVERHGHDRRGQCVLADHRVERFDELEAVLG comes from the coding sequence GCGCTACCGGCGGGAGGCGTTCGCCGCCGTCGGTGACCGTCTCGGCCGGGAGTTCTCCGATGCGGCGGTCGAACGCCTGTGGCACGGCCTCGGCGGCCCGCGGAGCGACGAACTCTCTACGATGGGTATCGACCCCGCCCGCTTTTGGCCCGCACTCCACGAGGTCGAAGACCCACAGGCCCGCGCGGAGGCGACCTACATCCACGACGACGCCGCAGCCCTCCTCGATGCACTGGAGGGGGAGGTTCCGGTTGGCGTCGTCACCCACTGCGCGCCGTTTCTGGCGAACGAGGTGGTGGACCAGCTCGACCTGCGCTCGCGCTTCGACGCGTTCGTCTGCTGTTCGGACGACCTGGGCTGGAAACCAGACCCGGCACCCGTTGCGCACACGATGAACGAACTCGGGGTGGACACGTCGCAGGCGGGCGTGCTCGCGGGCGACGGCAGCAGCGACGTTGGCGCCGCGTGGAACGCCGGGCTCGACGCGATCCATGTCGAGCGCCACGGCCACGACCGGCGGGGCCAGTGCGTGCTCGCTGACCACCGCGTCGAGCGGTTCGACGAACTCGAAGCCGTGCTGGGCTAG